A genome region from Brachymonas denitrificans includes the following:
- a CDS encoding DUF1778 domain-containing protein — MRDAAINLRALPEQRDLIDQAAMLLGKNRSDFMLEVACERAQAVLLDQVHFALDASRFQRFTELLDAEPASNAGLVRLMQVKAPWVEPEA, encoded by the coding sequence ATGCGGGATGCTGCAATCAATCTGCGTGCATTGCCTGAACAGCGTGACCTGATCGATCAGGCGGCCATGCTGCTCGGCAAGAATCGCTCGGACTTCATGCTCGAAGTGGCTTGTGAGCGCGCGCAAGCCGTTCTGCTGGATCAGGTGCACTTCGCGCTGGATGCCAGCCGTTTCCAGCGCTTTACCGAATTGCTGGATGCCGAGCCTGCCAGCAATGCCGGCCTCGTCCGGCTGATGCAGGTCAAAGCGCCATGGGTCGAGCCGGAGGCGTGA
- a CDS encoding GNAT family N-acetyltransferase — protein MPYPISHSSVVIRDAGVEDAAGIRDIYNDAVVHTTAIWNEIEVDEANRVGWLQARQQMGYPVLVAVDEGGNVLGYASFGDWRAFDGYRHTVEHSVYVHPQARGQGVARQLMQVLIERARALDKHVMVAAIEAGNQPSIALHRQLGFVQTGLMPEVGIKFGRWLDLAWMQLTL, from the coding sequence ATGCCTTACCCCATTTCCCACTCCAGTGTTGTGATTCGTGATGCAGGAGTCGAGGACGCCGCCGGCATCCGCGACATCTACAACGACGCTGTGGTGCATACCACGGCCATCTGGAACGAAATTGAGGTGGATGAAGCCAATCGGGTGGGCTGGCTGCAGGCGCGCCAGCAGATGGGCTATCCGGTGCTGGTGGCGGTGGACGAAGGCGGGAATGTACTGGGCTATGCCAGCTTTGGTGACTGGCGGGCTTTCGATGGCTATAGGCACACCGTGGAACACTCGGTCTACGTGCATCCGCAGGCGCGCGGCCAGGGCGTAGCGCGCCAGTTGATGCAGGTGCTGATCGAACGCGCCCGCGCGTTGGACAAGCATGTGATGGTGGCGGCCATCGAGGCCGGCAACCAGCCGTCCATTGCGCTGCACCGGCAGCTGGGTTTTGTGCAGACCGGCCTGATGCCCGAGGTGGGCATCAAGTTCGGGCGCTGGCTGGATCTGGCGTGGATGCAGTTGACGCTGTAA
- a CDS encoding vWA domain-containing protein, with protein sequence MTQTPALFNSASIRRSAPALAASVLALLLAACGSPPAGRMSDVARAEAVAPLAGKAAVRTAMPMAVGGQVLYAPSPAGIEDLRPANTEKYGEINTNPVHEVAKEPVSTFSIDVDTGSYANVRRFLNDGRLPPVDAVRVEELINYFPYDYPRPAAGSPHPFGVTTEVAQSPWKADAQLLRIAIQAADKTLGSLPPANLVFLVDVSGSMQAADKLPLVKRTLRLLTEQLRPQDRVTIVTYASGEKLVLPPTPGSNKEAILAVVNALQAGGSTAGEAAIQMAYREAQKAWQRNGINRILLATDGDFNVGITDFNTLKGMVAEKRKSGISLTTLGFGTGNYNERLMEQLADAGDGNYSYIDSELEAKKVLRQQLTSTLATVAQDVKVQVEFNPATVSQYRLVGYENRLLRKEDFNNDQVDAGDIGAGHGVTALYEIIPAGKPGWLSDSRYQPKAAPAGHGNELAFVQLRYKPVGKSTSVLMSTPVPVGARALAQASTDMRFATAVASYGQLLRGGQYTGQFGWNDTVALAQGALGADPFGLRKELVELAGVARSLSSKPGARPPLQISR encoded by the coding sequence ATGACGCAGACCCCGGCCCTTTTCAACTCCGCATCGATCCGGCGCAGCGCCCCGGCTCTTGCTGCCTCCGTGCTGGCCCTGTTGCTGGCGGCCTGCGGATCGCCGCCTGCAGGCCGGATGTCCGACGTGGCCCGGGCAGAGGCGGTTGCGCCGCTCGCGGGCAAGGCCGCGGTGCGTACGGCGATGCCCATGGCTGTGGGAGGACAGGTCCTGTATGCGCCATCGCCAGCCGGTATCGAAGACCTGCGGCCTGCCAATACCGAGAAGTACGGCGAAATCAACACCAACCCGGTGCATGAGGTGGCGAAGGAGCCGGTTTCCACCTTCAGCATCGACGTGGACACCGGCAGCTACGCCAACGTGCGCCGCTTTCTCAATGACGGCCGGCTACCACCGGTGGATGCCGTGCGGGTGGAAGAGCTCATCAACTACTTTCCCTATGACTATCCCCGTCCGGCTGCCGGCAGCCCGCATCCCTTCGGCGTGACGACGGAAGTGGCACAGTCGCCCTGGAAGGCCGATGCGCAACTGCTGCGCATTGCCATCCAGGCCGCAGACAAGACGCTGGGCAGCCTGCCGCCGGCCAACCTGGTGTTTCTGGTGGATGTGTCCGGCTCCATGCAGGCGGCCGACAAGCTGCCGCTGGTGAAGAGAACGTTGCGCCTGCTGACCGAGCAATTGCGCCCGCAGGACCGCGTGACCATCGTCACCTATGCCAGCGGCGAAAAACTGGTGCTGCCGCCCACGCCGGGCAGCAACAAGGAGGCCATCCTGGCCGTGGTGAACGCCCTGCAGGCTGGCGGCTCCACGGCGGGCGAGGCGGCGATCCAGATGGCCTACCGCGAGGCGCAGAAAGCCTGGCAGCGCAACGGCATCAACCGCATCCTGCTGGCGACGGACGGGGATTTCAACGTCGGCATCACCGACTTCAACACGCTCAAGGGCATGGTGGCGGAAAAGCGCAAGTCCGGCATCTCGCTCACCACGTTGGGCTTCGGCACCGGCAACTACAACGAGCGCCTGATGGAACAACTGGCCGACGCGGGTGACGGCAACTACAGCTATATCGACAGCGAACTGGAGGCGAAGAAGGTGCTGCGCCAGCAGCTCACCTCCACGCTGGCCACCGTCGCGCAGGACGTGAAGGTGCAGGTCGAGTTCAATCCCGCCACGGTGAGCCAGTACCGCCTGGTGGGATATGAGAACCGTCTGCTGCGCAAGGAAGACTTCAACAATGACCAGGTGGATGCCGGCGATATCGGCGCCGGGCATGGCGTGACGGCGCTGTACGAGATCATCCCGGCGGGCAAACCGGGCTGGCTGAGCGACAGCCGCTATCAGCCGAAAGCGGCTCCAGCCGGGCATGGCAATGAACTGGCCTTTGTGCAGCTGCGCTACAAGCCGGTGGGCAAGAGCACCAGTGTGCTGATGAGCACACCGGTGCCGGTGGGTGCCCGTGCCCTGGCGCAGGCCAGCACCGACATGCGCTTTGCCACGGCGGTGGCGAGCTATGGCCAGTTGCTGCGCGGGGGGCAATATACCGGCCAGTTCGGCTGGAACGACACCGTCGCGCTGGCGCAGGGCGCGCTGGGGGCCGATCCCTTCGGCTTGCGCAAGGAGCTCGTCGAACTGGCGGGCGTGGCGCGCAGCCTGAGCAGCAAGCCGGGCGCGCGGCCGCCGTTGCAGATCAGCCGCTAG